In Candidatus Binatia bacterium, the genomic window GTTTTTCCAGAAGGCCTGCTCGGATGCCATAAAGAGGATATGGCGTGCGTCGCTGGTTTCATAGAGTTGGTAGCGCACGCCCTCCTTCATTCCCGCAGTCCCGACCGCACGTCGCTCGTAATTGTCGGCCTTGTTGCCTGTCACAATATCTTCGGGGCGCTCGTAGGCCATATAGGACTCGCTGCGATACCAATCCATGTAGGCGGCAGCATCACTCTGTGCGATTTCAAGATTGGAGCCCTCACCGCTCTCACGCGCTCGAATCACGCCGGCGAGAATCCCGAAGGCCCCAAAAAGGGGTCCTGCATGGATGCCCATCGAGGGGTGTGACGGCAGGTAGCAGAACTCCTCCTCGTCGTATTGGGGTTCGATCAAGCCACTCCAGACATCGTACGCCACACCGTGACTGGGCATGTCCTTGTAGGGGCCGGTCATCCCGTAACCCGAGATATTACAGAAGACGATCTGGGGGTTTACTGCCTTCAGATCCTCGAATCCGAGTCCGCGTCGCCCCAGTGCTCCCGGCCGCATCGCCTCGATGACCACATCGGCTTCAGCGACCAGATCTTTGAAGATCTGGACGGCTTCGGCATTTTTCAGGTCGAGGGTGATACTTCGCTTCCCTCGATTCACATGCAGATGCATCAGGGAGATGCCCTCGACGATGGGCCACGTCATCTCTCGAATATAGTCTCCTGCAGGCGGTTCGACCTTGATGACATCGGCGCCAAGGTCCACGAGATGCGAGGTAATAGCAGCGGGTCCGAGCATCGAGCACTCGATGACCCGGACACC contains:
- a CDS encoding CoA transferase — encoded protein: MSHTAAPLAGVRVIECSMLGPAAITSHLVDLGADVIKVEPPAGDYIREMTWPIVEGISLMHLHVNRGKRSITLDLKNAEAVQIFKDLVAEADVVIEAMRPGALGRRGLGFEDLKAVNPQIVFCNISGYGMTGPYKDMPSHGVAYDVWSGLIEPQYDEEEFCYLPSHPSMGIHAGPLFGAFGILAGVIRARESGEGSNLEIAQSDAAAYMDWYRSESYMAYERPEDIVTGNKADNYERRAVGTAGMKEGVRYQLYETSDARHILFMASEQAFWKNFCDGVGRPELFEKWPGSKYADHARGNRELQHELRDIFKTKTSDEWIAFGNDENTPIAPVNSPQTLKNDPQFQHRFPLYSIDQLDAEQLPTPLKFIDEELPTPTKAPTIGEHSDRVLEDILGWDTDKVATARAAGAMGKTDK